ATGCGGGTAGAGAGCGCCCACACCACATCCTCGAGGTTGGTGGGATCAATGTCATCATCCACCAGGAAAACCTTGGGAACAAAGAGTGACGCATCGGTGCTGAACAGTACCTCCCCCACCCGCTGGGCGAACGCCTCGCTCTCCATATCCGGCAAATGCTTGCGCCAGTCCGACGGCACCACCACCAGCAGCCAGTGCACCGCCGAAGCCTCCGGCACCCAAACAGTTTTTACCGGCAGCCCGGCGTCGCGCAGGTGGGTCAGCATGTCTGCGGCAATGCCCATCGCCCAGACGGTGTGCGACTCATCGGTCGGGCGGCCCGCCACCACCAGCGGCCAGATGGGATCATCCCGGTGGGTAATCACCTCTACGTGGAACGTCGGCTGGGCAGATGAGCCGGTGCCCAGATAGCCGCCATACTCGCCGTAGGGGCCTTCCATGCAGTCGCGCTCAATCGACACGTGCCCCTCAATCACAATCTCCGCCGAGGCTGGCACCTTGAGATCCACGCTGACGGCATCCACCAGCTCCACCGGCTCGCCCATCAGCGCGCCAACGAAATCGGCCTCATCCACTTCCGCCGGGATCGGGATGCCAGAGGCGCAGGAGATGGCCGGGGCCGGCCCCTGCACCAGCGCATAAGGCATCGGCTGGCCCAGCGCCACCCACTCGCCCCAGATCTGGCCGATGTGCTGGCTCGGCACCATCAGTCCCACCATCCGTTTGCCATCCACCTTCATCACCCTGGCGATAGACCAGTTCACCCAGCGGCCATCGGGGGTTTTCACAATCAGCGTGCCCCAGGTATTGGCGTAGCGGCCCCCATCACGCTCGTGGGCGAAGGGGATCGGGAAGCGGTCGAGGTTGGCATCATCGCCCTGCAACACGTTCTGGCGGCAGGGGGCGGTGGCCGCCTCCACCACCACGGGCGGCACCAACGGCAGGTGGCGGGCGGCGGAGAGCGCCTCGACAATCTCCGGGCCGGTGGCATCGGCTGGCAGGCCCAGCGACAGCGCCACGCGCGCGTAGCGCATCTCCGGGCGGGAGCAGAGGGCAGCTGGCGCGCCCAAAATGCGGAAACCCGGCTGCGCGCCGCGAATGTTGGCGAACAGCGGGGCGGGCGAGTGGATCTCGCAACTGCGGCGGGTGATCGCGCCCGGCTCCAGATCGCCGTCCACTTCACGGCTGATGTGCATAATGTCGCCCAGTTCATCCAGCGCGGCGATATAACTTCTCAGGTCACTCAGGTACTTCATCACTTGCTCCTTGCGTGGGGCCGGGCGCGCGGCCTGCTGTACAGCGGCGGCCCCCGCCGTATAAAGTGGGGGGTAACCCGTTTGCCACAGCAGGCCAGCGCGCAAATAGTTCGAATGCAAACAGTTCGAATTCGAACTATAATTTTATCATCCCAAAGGAGTCAAGAGAGCCTATGCCAGAAAACCCTGATCTTATCCTCGCCGCGCCGCTCTGGCCGCATGGCGCGTCGTCGCTGATGCACCTGGTGCGCCGCGCCGGGCAACACTCCAGCGTCTGCTGGGCCAACAGCGTGGATACTGGGCTGTCTGCCGTGCAGTATGCGATTCTGGTGGTGCTGGCGGAGGAGAAGGTCTGTGACCAGCAAACGCTCGGCAACCGGGCCGGATTTGACAAGGCCACCGGCACCTATGTCATTGACCGCATGACAAAAAGCGGGCTGCTGAATGTGCTGGTTGACCCAGACGATCGCCGGCGCAAGCGAGTTTCCATGACGCCGGAGGGGGAAGCCATGCTGGCGCGGATGGTGGAGCAGGCCAAAGCCGCCGAGCGGATGATCACCGCCGGGCTGGATGCCAATGATATCGCTGACCTCAAACGGCTGCTGAGCAAGCTTGGCGGCGTGCAGGAGCCAGAATCCCATGCCATCGCTGAGCGCGGCTGACGCGCGCCCCGATCCCAAGCCCGAACTGACCATCGGGTTTTTACTGATGCGGCAATTTACCCTCGCCTCGGTGGCGGGGCTGGTGGAGTCGCTGCGCTTCGCGGCGGATGAGTCCTTCTCCAGCCGGCAGATTTTTTGCCGCTGGGAGTGGATGACCTGTGACGACCAGCCGGTCACCGCCAGCTGCGGCCTGCCGGTTTCGCCCACCGCCCCGCTCGATTTCACCCGCGAGTGGGACTACTTCGTGGTGG
The nucleotide sequence above comes from Nissabacter sp. SGAir0207. Encoded proteins:
- a CDS encoding UbiD family decarboxylase, translating into MKYLSDLRSYIAALDELGDIMHISREVDGDLEPGAITRRSCEIHSPAPLFANIRGAQPGFRILGAPAALCSRPEMRYARVALSLGLPADATGPEIVEALSAARHLPLVPPVVVEAATAPCRQNVLQGDDANLDRFPIPFAHERDGGRYANTWGTLIVKTPDGRWVNWSIARVMKVDGKRMVGLMVPSQHIGQIWGEWVALGQPMPYALVQGPAPAISCASGIPIPAEVDEADFVGALMGEPVELVDAVSVDLKVPASAEIVIEGHVSIERDCMEGPYGEYGGYLGTGSSAQPTFHVEVITHRDDPIWPLVVAGRPTDESHTVWAMGIAADMLTHLRDAGLPVKTVWVPEASAVHWLLVVVPSDWRKHLPDMESEAFAQRVGEVLFSTDASLFVPKVFLVDDDIDPTNLEDVVWALSTRIHPTGGRAVFENQRVVRLPQCYTEEEYEARLGPKVVYDTLQPAPEAGRHLHASFEQGYPEALRQHVLRHWPE
- a CDS encoding MarR family winged helix-turn-helix transcriptional regulator — protein: MPENPDLILAAPLWPHGASSLMHLVRRAGQHSSVCWANSVDTGLSAVQYAILVVLAEEKVCDQQTLGNRAGFDKATGTYVIDRMTKSGLLNVLVDPDDRRRKRVSMTPEGEAMLARMVEQAKAAERMITAGLDANDIADLKRLLSKLGGVQEPESHAIAERG